A window of Benincasa hispida cultivar B227 chromosome 9, ASM972705v1, whole genome shotgun sequence genomic DNA:
cacaaataattaattcttttcgtttttcattttaatatgGACCAAATGCCCAAAGTGATTCCCAACCAAAGTAAATTTACTGTATTGTCCAttacaagataaaaaaaatattattcacCATTTCCATCTTCAACTCCAACCTTGATGAGAGTGGATGATAGAAATTGCCATTAAATTCCTTGAAAGCATAAAATCTAGTCTCTCTTGCAAGCTTCCAACTAATTTTCTTTAAGATGAAAATTCACGTGACAAATAATGTCTACTAATTGACTTGGCATTTGACatgtaaataaaaattgattatgaaattaattttaatattattttttgagACAAATAAATAGTATCACTAATCAACCTTTTATATAATCTTTTATATAGTTGTTAATaatattaatcttttatatAGTTGTTAATAATATAAAGCTCAAgttctaattatatatattaactatcatgttaatttttatattttattttaatatatataggatatgttaaagaaaattattgCCTTACCAATTGCCTGTTTAGAATAATCATcttttctaataatttaaaaatatatttgtatctCATGTCCAATTTGACAGTAGGAATATATATGAGTTGGACTAGGTTGGAGGATTTTTTATCTTCAATCCAAACTAACCCTTAAAATTCAAGttgagttggattgggttgtcggattatttatttattctttttttttttaattatatttttttattaagtcGAATACTTTAAATTGGTGTACAACACatattaataactaaaatttcataaaactcaaatgttaaatatcaaaatctaatttagATTGGATAGTGTAAGAATTTTTGCTAATATTTTTAGGATTATCTATAataattttcttatatatatattaaagattCGGGTTGGGTTCGGATAATTCAAATTTCATCCTAATCTTTATAATTTAGATTGGATACTACAAGTTATTCGGTTGTCGGAGTTATTTCAAACACGGtataatttaatctaaattttatcACTAAGGCTGTTAATTCCTGTTTGCCTTGAGAAAGTGGACAAACTCGTCTAGATGACGTTCATTCTTATCTCCGTCTCCAAACAACCCCTTCATTTCCATCGTCTTCTCTCTCAACAAGTTGCCTGTACCTGAACCTTCCGCCATGGCCGACCTCACCGATTCTGAAACCGAGTCGCGGCTGAACGATCCATCTCTTTCATTCCTCTCAATCTCAATCCCAATTCTCTTCTCCTCCAACAATCTTGCGTTCAATCCTTGGTCGTTCACAACAGGAAACAGAATCATAACTCGTCCAAATCCGAGTCCCTCGATGATCGAGTTCCATCCACAGTGAGTCAAACAACCGCCAACCGAGTCGTGACTCAGTACCTTCACTTGCGAGATCCATCCCTCGTGAACCAGTCCTCGACCTTCGACTCGCTCTTTGAATCCGGCCGGTAACATTTCCGACTCGTTCCGATGTGAAGTTCTCAGAATCCACAAAAATGGAATCTCAGATTGCTCTAGCCCGAAGGCTAATTCAGTGACGTCTTCTTGACTCAGAAACGCTTCAGTTCCGAATGAAACGTACAGGACTGAGTTCGATTTCTGTTTCTCCAACCATTCCTCGATATCTTCGCTCAATTCCTCCACATCTTCCATTAATGGAGGTAGAAATCCAACCGGAATGACTGGTTTCTGATAGAGCTTTGTGAGCAAATCGAATGATTCCGGCTCCAGTTCCGGAGAGCTTCTTATGGCCACAGCAACACTCTCTTCGATCGAAACTCCAAATCGGACCGAATCGGACGTTCCCGATTCATTGCCTATTGCTCCATCCAAGGATTTTTTTAACTCGTGGTACCGGAAGAGGATATTCGATCCAGGGGGCATCCACTCAGGAACCTCCATGAAATCCTCGATCGTTGACCGGGAACCTCCGCCGTTGGAAAGTTCCGACGGCGGGCCGAGGAAGGTAAGGAACGCGGCGGTGAAGAGACTGAAGAAAACAGACGAAATACGCAGCTCCGCCGCGAGCGGCGGAAGCCAGTGAGAGGCGTAATCATAGATAATGCAATCAGGATTTAGATCGCGAAGCAAATCAGCCAATGGCGATTTCAAAGAGTCGAAGGCCTTCTTCAATAGTTGTTGCTTGTTGTACGGGATGTCGGAGGAAGACTCGGCGGCGGCCGGAAGACCGTCGACGGGAGGCAGAGAAACGCCGATAAGGCTGACGACGGAGGAGAGATGTGGGGGTATTTTGGTAATTCTACTGAGGTTTCTTGGGGTTGATATGAAGGAAACTTTGAGACCCTTTTGGGCCAAGCAAATGGCGAGTCGAGCAAAGGGAATGAGATGGCCCAAGGCCAGCCATGGAAATAGCAGTACGTGCAAAACGCCGCCATTTGGCATTAAAGCAAAGCACTGAGAGAGAGGACTAATTGCTTCAGTTTTCAGTGTTATGTATTTGAAGAAGACGGTGAAAGAACAGCTTCATTTGAGTAGAATAATATTATAATGAAAAGGGTAATCAATGAGATTGAGCAATTTGACTAAAATATGAGCCGACATTTTGGAATATATGAACTAAGTTATCATCttttcattgttttttctttatattattatGGGAAGGGTGAGCATTAGGATGATAGGAAATACATTGGGCTCAAATTGTATGTCAATGTGAAAAATCCTAGATTGGGATTTTTGCATAAAAACATCCTTTTAGGCCccatatttcaaaaatatctttaaatttaaattttttcaacaaaggcttttagtattatttttggacaagttTACCCTTGtctattatttttattctacgtttttatatatatttacctattttcaaaacttttttaatGATGAAGAGAAAACCTGCATTTATTATGGAGGGAGAAGATGAatttaataagattttttttcaatttttcaaatggagagaaaatgcatttatttgtcgagattttttcctttgtttaatttaattagagagtgaatgtatttaatgaaattttattttttatattttgttgatttgacgaagtattattattattattattttgcgaattcattgttatttaaaatatacctcAGAATAtttttgttaggtatttgaaaatattctaaccaatatatgaaatatatcacagtatataaACCAGAGATTGATTCGATGTTTGACATAAATCAtcatataatctaatatatgaaatataccacgatatataaataatatttgtttaatGTTTGACATAGAtcacaataaatatcataaatttcatttacagtgTATATATCCatttaagtaataaaaaatccCAACACatcaaaatttgtatatatcacaatatataaaatttaaacaaaaaaggaactctcaattaatttttatattcttaCAAATACCTTGAAATATTGTCAATATACATTGGAACATTGGCAATATACCTTGGAACATATACAAAATTAAGATTGGTAGATATtacaatatacaaaattaaaagtatatattgTTTAATCGAATTTCTTTATCAGTTATCCTATAGTATATAACTCACATATTGACTtaatatttaacataaatcaaagtatatatcaaataaaaaatggtaTATAGCACAATATATAATTCACATATATCAAATAAAGGAATGTATATTCTCTTGCgggtttataatatatatatatttagggtttaaaaagataaagaaaagttCTTTTTGATCTTAGTGCGGCTGATTTGTACAGGCGCCATGAACAAagttcatattcatatttgtataagattaaacatattctatttacaataaagatgttattgaggttttattcactaaaactattattgaatatataaattgcactaaatctaataaactaagatccatgactattacatgggtatttggactttatgtggagacataagagtggatcaagttcgagtagatagccaaaacggtctataagtatacggataaggctgggtaccttatacTAGAAACACTGTTAGAtgcgactcactttgtatttagtacaaacgatgtgatcctgaatcgttcatgtggagacatgcgagtgggggcatcctatgcaaagagtttgtataagtcgGACCAaataattgaag
This region includes:
- the LOC120085145 gene encoding UDP-glycosyltransferase 91C1 produces the protein MPNGGVLHVLLFPWLALGHLIPFARLAICLAQKGLKVSFISTPRNLSRITKIPPHLSSVVSLIGVSLPPVDGLPAAAESSSDIPYNKQQLLKKAFDSLKSPLADLLRDLNPDCIIYDYASHWLPPLAAELRISSVFFSLFTAAFLTFLGPPSELSNGGGSRSTIEDFMEVPEWMPPGSNILFRYHELKKSLDGAIGNESGTSDSVRFGVSIEESVAVAIRSSPELEPESFDLLTKLYQKPVIPVGFLPPLMEDVEELSEDIEEWLEKQKSNSVLYVSFGTEAFLSQEDVTELAFGLEQSEIPFLWILRTSHRNESEMLPAGFKERVEGRGLVHEGWISQVKVLSHDSVGGCLTHCGWNSIIEGLGFGRVMILFPVVNDQGLNARLLEEKRIGIEIERNERDGSFSRDSVSESVRSAMAEGSGTGNLLREKTMEMKGLFGDGDKNERHLDEFVHFLKANRN